From a single Aquipuribacter nitratireducens genomic region:
- a CDS encoding alpha-hydroxy-acid oxidizing protein, producing the protein MTSPSVGRAAQSSVYRAGALGTRPWVPVAPVRLERAARRAMSRRAWAYVAGSAGTEATAAANRAAFDRWHLVPRVLRDVATRDLSTEVLGRHRDTPLVLAPMGAMGLVRGDADVAVARAAAAAGVPYVASTQASAPMEETARAVDGAEWWFQLYWSKDDELVTSLVRRAEAAGASALVVTLDTHVLGWRARDLDLGHLPFARGEGIAQYTSDPVFVDLVRRRAAAAVASGPRPRPTPAALATLASIARRHPGRSFAERLRSPLPRAAVETFLDVFSRSDLTWDHLAWLRERTRLPIVLKGIQHADDAERALDAGVDGVVVSNHGGRQVDGAVGALDALPAVVARVDGRVPVLFDSGVRGGADVAKALALGADLVGLGRPWAYGLAVGGSEGVDEVLRNVLAELDLTMALVGVRTVRDLRDDDVLVPATGR; encoded by the coding sequence ATGACGTCGCCGTCCGTGGGCCGTGCCGCGCAGTCGTCCGTCTACCGCGCGGGGGCGCTGGGGACCCGACCGTGGGTACCCGTCGCACCGGTCCGGCTCGAGCGCGCGGCCCGACGGGCGATGAGCCGGCGGGCGTGGGCGTACGTCGCCGGCTCGGCCGGGACCGAGGCGACCGCAGCCGCGAACCGAGCGGCCTTCGACCGGTGGCACCTGGTCCCGCGGGTGCTGCGGGACGTCGCGACGCGCGACCTGTCGACCGAGGTCCTCGGGCGACACCGCGACACCCCGCTCGTGCTCGCGCCCATGGGGGCGATGGGCCTCGTGCGGGGGGACGCCGACGTGGCCGTGGCCCGCGCGGCGGCCGCGGCGGGCGTCCCCTACGTCGCCTCGACGCAGGCGTCGGCGCCGATGGAGGAGACGGCCCGGGCGGTCGACGGGGCGGAGTGGTGGTTCCAGCTGTACTGGAGCAAAGACGACGAACTCGTGACGAGCCTCGTGCGCCGCGCGGAGGCGGCCGGGGCGTCGGCGCTCGTCGTCACCCTCGACACCCACGTGCTCGGCTGGCGGGCACGCGACCTCGACCTCGGTCACCTGCCGTTCGCGCGCGGCGAGGGGATCGCGCAGTACACCTCCGACCCCGTGTTCGTCGACCTCGTGCGCCGCCGCGCGGCGGCGGCGGTCGCCAGCGGACCGCGGCCGCGCCCGACCCCCGCCGCGTTGGCCACCCTCGCCTCGATCGCCCGCCGCCACCCGGGCAGGTCGTTCGCCGAGAGGCTGCGCTCACCCCTTCCGCGCGCGGCCGTCGAGACCTTCCTCGACGTGTTCTCCCGGTCCGACCTCACGTGGGACCACCTCGCGTGGCTGCGCGAGCGGACGCGGCTGCCCATCGTCCTCAAGGGCATCCAGCACGCCGACGACGCCGAGCGGGCCCTCGACGCCGGCGTCGACGGCGTCGTCGTCTCCAACCACGGCGGGCGGCAGGTCGACGGGGCGGTCGGTGCCCTCGACGCCCTGCCGGCGGTGGTCGCCCGGGTCGACGGCCGGGTACCTGTGCTCTTCGACAGCGGGGTGCGGGGAGGAGCCGACGTCGCGAAGGCGCTGGCGCTCGGTGCCGACCTCGTCGGGCTCGGTCGGCCGTGGGCGTACGGCCTCGCCGTCGGCGGGTCCGAGGGTGTGGACGAGGTGCTCCGCAACGTGCTCGCGGAGCTCGACCTCACGATGGCGCTGGTCGGAGTGCGAACCGTCCGGGACCTGCGTGACGACGACGTCCTGGTCCCGGCGACGGGGCGGTGA
- a CDS encoding type II toxin-antitoxin system VapB family antitoxin: protein MALTIKNASTEALARAVAERTGEGLTQAVTTALEERLARLARDADRDARRRRLLDLAADAGRRWPDHLVTVEHGDLLYDERGLPR from the coding sequence GTGGCGCTCACCATCAAGAACGCGTCCACGGAGGCGCTCGCCCGCGCCGTGGCGGAGCGGACAGGCGAGGGGCTGACGCAAGCGGTCACGACCGCGCTCGAGGAGAGGCTCGCGAGACTTGCTCGCGACGCCGACCGCGACGCGCGCCGCCGCCGCCTCCTGGATCTGGCGGCCGATGCCGGGCGGCGCTGGCCCGACCACCTCGTGACGGTCGAGCACGGCGACCTCCTCTACGACGAGAGGGGCCTGCCGCGGTGA
- a CDS encoding type II toxin-antitoxin system VapC family toxin: MIVDTSAVVAVLRDEPDAARYVEAMLDDRLLMAAPTWV; this comes from the coding sequence GTGATCGTCGACACTTCTGCGGTCGTCGCCGTCCTCCGCGACGAGCCCGATGCGGCGCGCTACGTCGAGGCGATGCTGGACGACCGGCTGCTCATGGCGGCGCCGACGTGGGTGTAG
- a CDS encoding PIN domain-containing protein: MLSARLDRFAREIGLRVEPFTDEHAALAREAYRRFGRGSGHPARLNLGDCYSYALAAATGERLLFKGDDFGYTDLQPALEV; encoded by the coding sequence GTGCTCAGCGCTCGCCTCGACAGGTTCGCCCGCGAGATCGGTCTCCGTGTCGAGCCCTTCACCGACGAGCACGCTGCACTGGCGCGCGAGGCGTACCGACGCTTCGGGCGCGGGTCAGGACATCCTGCGCGGTTGAACCTCGGCGACTGCTACTCGTACGCGTTGGCCGCCGCCACGGGTGAGCGGTTGCTCTTCAAGGGCGACGACTTCGGGTACACCGATCTGCAGCCCGCGCTCGAGGTCTGA
- a CDS encoding choice-of-anchor B family protein, producing MRRTARIGGAAAIVAAMTVVAVQPASGHPVHDFGGDATTVLKGTNYTGVVEDVSPGGVPMEAQSGVRCEDGMAGIFPCHKVDLASFTPLPDLEATFLNDLWGWEDSETGMQVAIVGSFEGTAFVDVTDGENPVYLGTLESSAPGDQGNIWGDVRVYEDTAYIVAEAIDLATYNPATGDLDGFGIQVVDLTQFRGRTGPGTIEKTAQIDDVTQSHNVSLNVETGRMYVVGSVYDVADECGTPNPGFPVLNGSGGALVYDVATDPNAPKLIGCMNADGYSHDIHCVAYSGPDADYQGREICIGSNEDTVTIYDATDASDITVIDRLTYYEEGLEVGDIYTHQGWWSEDQTYFFLGDELDELSGAVPERTTFIWDLTDLDDARVIGEHGDGNTSIDHNMFVLDGLLYQSNYTSGVWLYDSWKADKGRLTMRGYFDVYPADDATAFAGTWGNYPFFGDGKVVATSSDEGLFVLQSRAKSSSTNRGQGGAR from the coding sequence ATGAGGCGAACAGCACGGATCGGCGGCGCGGCCGCCATCGTGGCGGCGATGACGGTCGTGGCGGTACAGCCCGCGTCCGGCCACCCGGTCCACGACTTCGGCGGCGACGCGACCACGGTGCTCAAGGGCACCAACTACACCGGCGTCGTGGAGGACGTCAGCCCGGGTGGGGTGCCGATGGAGGCGCAGTCCGGGGTGCGGTGCGAGGACGGGATGGCGGGGATCTTCCCCTGCCACAAGGTGGATCTCGCCTCCTTCACGCCCCTGCCCGACCTCGAGGCGACGTTCCTCAACGACCTGTGGGGCTGGGAGGACTCCGAGACCGGGATGCAGGTCGCGATCGTCGGCAGCTTCGAGGGCACCGCCTTCGTCGACGTCACGGACGGCGAGAACCCCGTCTACCTCGGCACGCTGGAGTCCTCCGCGCCCGGCGACCAGGGCAACATCTGGGGCGACGTGCGGGTCTACGAGGACACCGCCTACATCGTCGCCGAGGCCATCGACCTCGCCACGTACAACCCGGCGACCGGCGACCTCGACGGCTTCGGCATCCAGGTCGTCGACCTCACGCAGTTCCGCGGGCGCACGGGTCCGGGGACCATCGAGAAGACGGCGCAGATCGACGACGTGACCCAGTCGCACAACGTCTCCCTCAACGTCGAGACGGGGCGGATGTACGTCGTCGGGTCCGTGTACGACGTCGCCGACGAGTGCGGGACGCCGAACCCGGGCTTCCCGGTGCTCAACGGCAGCGGCGGGGCGCTCGTCTACGACGTCGCGACCGACCCGAACGCCCCGAAGCTCATCGGCTGCATGAACGCCGACGGCTACAGCCACGACATCCACTGCGTGGCCTACAGCGGTCCGGACGCCGACTACCAGGGTCGTGAGATCTGCATCGGGTCGAACGAGGACACCGTGACGATCTACGACGCGACCGACGCCTCCGACATCACGGTCATCGACCGCCTCACGTACTACGAGGAGGGCCTGGAGGTCGGCGACATCTACACCCACCAGGGGTGGTGGAGCGAGGACCAGACGTACTTCTTCCTCGGGGACGAGCTCGACGAGCTGTCGGGCGCGGTCCCGGAGCGCACGACGTTCATCTGGGACCTCACCGACCTCGACGACGCGAGGGTGATCGGCGAGCACGGCGACGGCAACACGTCCATCGACCACAACATGTTCGTGCTCGACGGTCTGCTGTACCAGTCCAACTACACGTCCGGCGTGTGGCTCTACGACTCGTGGAAGGCCGACAAGGGCCGGCTCACGATGCGCGGCTACTTCGACGTGTACCCGGCCGACGACGCGACCGCGTTCGCCGGCACGTGGGGCAACTACCCGTTCTTCGGCGACGGGAAGGTCGTCGCGACGAGCTCGGACGAGGGTCTTTTCGTCCTGCAGTCGCGGGCGAAGTCCTCGAGCACCAACCGCGGTCAGGGCGGCGCGCGCTGA
- a CDS encoding LiaF transmembrane domain-containing protein produces the protein MVVRVWVAGLLITVGAVWLLDAVEVLDAGAVLSQWWPLALIALGLLSVLAERRVSLGPVVVTVVGVVLQVGRLVEVSLSVWLWPTLAILVGSWLLLTGLRRRSGDPTASESGTTVALLGGSETRSRSSHFEHADVAAVLGGATLDLRDARVAPGARVDAFALFGGVEVIVPEDTRVTLHGLPLFGGLDDKTSGNGTPVDGAPVLDVRATALFGGVEVKNKAR, from the coding sequence ATGGTCGTGCGGGTGTGGGTCGCGGGTCTGCTCATCACGGTCGGCGCGGTGTGGCTCCTCGACGCGGTCGAGGTGCTCGACGCAGGTGCGGTGCTGTCGCAGTGGTGGCCGCTCGCGCTCATCGCGCTCGGCCTCCTCTCGGTGCTCGCCGAACGACGCGTGTCGCTCGGCCCGGTCGTCGTGACCGTCGTCGGTGTCGTGCTGCAAGTGGGACGCCTCGTCGAGGTCTCGCTCAGCGTCTGGCTCTGGCCGACTCTCGCGATCCTCGTCGGCTCGTGGCTGCTGCTGACAGGGCTGCGTCGCAGGTCCGGCGACCCGACGGCGTCGGAGTCGGGCACCACGGTCGCCCTGCTCGGCGGGTCCGAGACCCGCAGCCGGTCTTCGCACTTCGAGCACGCGGACGTCGCCGCCGTCCTGGGTGGGGCCACCCTCGACCTCCGTGACGCCCGCGTCGCGCCCGGGGCCCGGGTCGACGCGTTCGCCCTCTTCGGTGGGGTCGAGGTGATCGTGCCGGAGGACACCCGCGTCACCCTCCACGGGCTGCCGCTCTTCGGCGGGCTCGACGACAAGACGTCCGGCAACGGCACGCCCGTCGACGGCGCACCCGTGCTCGACGTCCGGGCGACGGCGCTGTTCGGCGGCGTCGAGGTGAAGAACAAGGCCCGCTGA
- a CDS encoding sigma-70 family RNA polymerase sigma factor — protein sequence MDLIRHGGSAATLPGPPVLRTDAQGKETGSVTTGARQQPVREDLEDVFRAAYPRVVAVAARVLGARSEAEDVAQEVFLSFARSDVPPGQAPGWLSVAAAHTALNHLRTDRRRASREEAVTTHHDHAPDVADEVVTSDERRRVRALLARLPHRQGVALVLRHSGHSYAEIAAALDLAPAGVGTTLRRAEAALREEMDRHGTPD from the coding sequence ATGGACCTCATCCGGCACGGCGGCAGCGCGGCGACGCTGCCCGGGCCACCGGTGCTGCGGACCGACGCGCAGGGGAAGGAGACGGGGAGCGTGACGACGGGCGCCCGGCAGCAGCCGGTGCGGGAGGACCTCGAGGACGTCTTCCGCGCCGCCTACCCCCGAGTCGTCGCCGTCGCGGCACGGGTCCTCGGGGCCCGCAGCGAGGCGGAGGACGTCGCCCAGGAGGTCTTCCTCTCCTTCGCACGCTCCGACGTGCCGCCCGGCCAGGCGCCGGGCTGGCTGTCGGTCGCCGCGGCGCACACGGCGCTCAACCACCTGCGCACCGACCGCCGCCGCGCCTCCCGCGAGGAGGCCGTGACCACGCACCACGACCACGCGCCGGACGTCGCCGACGAGGTCGTCACCTCCGACGAGCGGCGCCGGGTGCGGGCGCTGCTCGCCCGGTTGCCTCACCGCCAGGGCGTCGCACTCGTCCTGCGGCACAGCGGCCACAGCTACGCCGAGATCGCCGCCGCCCTCGACCTCGCCCCCGCCGGTGTCGGTACGACGCTGCGCCGGGCCGAGGCCGCCCTTCGTGAGGAGATGGATCGCCATGGCACACCCGACTGA
- a CDS encoding ABC transporter ATP-binding protein: MTARTDVPVPAHDSPAVWCSGLRKRYGRRTAVDDVSFAVGRGRVVGLLGPNGAGKTTVIKSLLGLVRPDAGEVMLLGRPATEPVSRAAVGYLPELFRYQPWLTPAEVLRLHVRLAGARVSGAEQRDRLALVGLDDRADDRVGGFSKGMQQRLGLAVALVARPELVVLDEPTSALDPLGRADVRDVLLGLRESGVAVLLNSHLIGEVERVCDHVVVLDHGRVAASGSLEELLGRRGLRLRLGGLDARALARLASVGTLERQGDVVTVTLPTAGAEPDANDRRVPDLVADLVALGVRVHSVEPVRMSLEERLLDILRSATPAQEVAS; the protein is encoded by the coding sequence GTGACCGCCCGGACGGACGTGCCGGTCCCCGCCCACGACTCGCCCGCGGTGTGGTGCTCCGGGCTGCGGAAGCGGTACGGGCGCCGCACCGCCGTCGACGACGTGTCGTTCGCGGTCGGGCGCGGGCGGGTCGTCGGGCTGCTCGGACCGAACGGCGCGGGCAAGACGACGGTCATCAAGAGCCTGCTCGGCCTCGTCCGTCCCGACGCAGGGGAGGTGATGCTCCTCGGTCGGCCCGCGACCGAGCCCGTGTCCCGCGCCGCCGTCGGCTACCTGCCCGAGCTGTTCCGCTACCAGCCGTGGCTCACCCCGGCCGAGGTGCTGCGCCTCCACGTGCGGCTCGCAGGGGCACGCGTCTCCGGCGCGGAGCAGCGGGACCGGCTCGCGCTCGTCGGGCTCGACGACCGTGCCGACGACCGCGTCGGCGGGTTCTCCAAGGGCATGCAGCAGCGGCTCGGCCTCGCCGTCGCCCTCGTCGCCCGCCCGGAGCTCGTCGTCCTCGACGAGCCGACCTCGGCCCTGGACCCGCTGGGCCGTGCCGACGTCCGCGACGTCCTCCTCGGGCTGCGGGAGTCGGGGGTCGCCGTGCTCCTCAACTCCCACCTCATCGGGGAGGTCGAGCGCGTCTGCGACCACGTCGTCGTCCTCGACCACGGCCGCGTCGCCGCGTCCGGCAGCCTCGAGGAGCTGCTGGGCCGCCGCGGCCTGCGGCTGCGCCTCGGCGGCCTGGACGCGCGTGCGCTCGCGCGCCTGGCGTCGGTGGGGACGCTCGAGCGGCAGGGAGACGTCGTGACCGTCACCTTGCCGACCGCGGGTGCGGAGCCCGACGCCAACGACCGCCGCGTCCCGGACCTCGTCGCCGACCTCGTCGCGCTCGGCGTCCG